The sequence TATAGAAGGTAAAAAAATGAAAATATTCATTTCTCCCGATTCTTTTAAGGGTAGTCTTTCTGCAAAGCAGGTTGCAGATCTTATCGAAAAAGGATTTAGAAAAGTATTTACAGAAGCTGATTATCTCAAAGTTCCTGTTTCTGATGGAGGAGAAGGGATTCTGCAGATATTGATCAATGCAACTAACGGGAAAAAATATTCTGAATTTGTAACTGATCCTTTAGGA comes from Candidatus Cloacimonadota bacterium and encodes:
- a CDS encoding glycerate 2-kinase, giving the protein MKIFISPDSFKGSLSAKQVADLIEKGFRKVFTEADYLKVPVSDGGEGILQILINATNGKKYSEFVTDPLG